The genomic stretch TACGCATCGTACGCACCCTCAATACCCAGCACCGGGGCGAAGATATCAACACCATCCGCCAAGGCATTCGGCAAGATCGGACGATCATGCCAATGACCATCGGCGGCTTGGATGGCTTGCAAAAAGTCGGCCCGCACAAACTTGAACCGATCCTGCACGTGATCCGCATCTTCCTGTTTCAGGTACAGCCCCTCAGCCAAATCGCTATCTTCGGTTTGCTGATCAACCATATCCGGACGACTCGCCGACCGCTCCGCTACAAACCCCAGAACATCTCTCCAAGCATCAGACTTGTACGGTGAAGGCCGCACCATGCCGTTCATGTGATCAACGGATGTAACCTCACCTTCATGCACCACAGGCACCGGCATGATCGGCAACCCCGTGAGCAATGAACGGCGCGCGATGGTGCTGAGGAATTGACCGGTATCACGGTCCAACACGTCGAACTCCATGAAGTAGTGGGGCAAACGGTCGTAGAAGACTGTGTGCTTGGCATACATCCATTCACCGTACATGATGAAGCGATGGCCCAGCACCGGGTGCAGGACATGGGCATGTGCCGCAGCCCAAGTTTTGAGCAAAGCAAAGTGGCGCTCACGACCGCCACCGGTCAAATAATGACCACGGCTTTGCAACAACAGTGTTCCGTCCGTGTCAAACGACACAGCTGAGTTCGCCCCGTCGAGCTTTTCCTCGACGACAAGGTGTTGCCCCTTGAGGTCTTTAATCGGTTTATCATCCGCCATATCGCCCACTTGAAGGCGCGAACCTTCAATGTGCCGCGTACGCGGGTATTTGTAGATATTCATAACTGTCTCACGATGTATCGATTGGTCGCACAAAACTACCCGACATAGAATGCCAGGGAATTGGTTGAGATATGTGTGCAACGATTACATCGGACTTCCGTGGGGTTCAGGGGTGAGACATGGAGCCTGCTAGTAGCGATTGGGCAATTCAAAATCAATAGCAGACATTGCCATGCATGCGGTCAACGGCGGCAAAGTCCGCATCGCCGACCTTCACCCCCCCAAATGCTGCGCGAAGGACGAATGGCCGGTCTGGTGAAGCTGCACCGCGGCGGTCGGCCAGGGGCTTAAAGGCAGGTTAGGGCCGCAAGCGTGTGCCACGGCAATCTTGGATTAGTCGTCGGAGACGCCGGAAAGGGTGCAGGGACAGATGGCGAATGGTCCTTGCCGTGGAGTGTCCAGAGAGGGGAAGGCCCCCTCTTTGGTCCCAGCTGGATAGGCTGCCAGGGGGTGCAGGGGGGCTCGGCGAGTGCCCATCTGCGAGTGGGGATGAAAGGGGAGGGCGAAACCTCCCTTTCTCGGGCTGAAAGCCCCGTGAGGGTTTGGGAGAGTTGGACGTCTCCCAAGGTCGCCGTAGGCGGCCAGGGTCCAGGGGCGCGCCCCTGGCGAACGCGCAGCTCGAACGCAGAGCCGAAGGGCCGGAGTGCGAGCTGCTTAGTGAGTAAATGACCCGCGTTATGAGTTGCTAAACAAGTCGCTTTCGGCCCAGAGCGGACTCTCGACGACCGACCCAGATGCTGCGGTGCGGCCCGCCATTTTGGACATTCGTGCATCACGCAGCATCTCTGTCCCTCGAATGACAGCAACGCCTTACGAAGCCGATGGTCGTGTCCGTATCTCTGTTGGTTGTCTGACATACATCATCGGCGCGAGCGTTCAGCCGGGAAGTCCGTCGATCCTTTCGATGGAGGTCAGGTCGTTGTCCCAGTTCGCGCGACTGAAACAGCAGATATGCGCGTTGGGTAGCATGTCGATCGGGCTGTCAAGCGACCCTGTCGGCACCACAATCAAACCAAACTCCGGCTGGGAAATAGGCAGTGCGGATCCGCAGTCGGAGCAAAAGCTTTTCATGTGGCGTGAACCAGGGAGATGAAACGTCTTAATGTTTGCCTCGCCTGAAACCCAGATGAGTTTGGCTCTGGACGAAAACAGGTTTGCCGAATGGGCCGAACCGCTGTCCTTGCGGCAGCGGGAACAGTGGCACAGGAAAAAGCTCTCGAACTCGCCTGATATGCGAAATTTCACAGCGCCACAAAGGCATTGTCCCGTTGTCGGTTTCTTGTCCATTCACACTCCTCGCGACCGGCAAGCTCTGCCGCCAGTCGAATGCATTTCATTAATCCCTTGTATCCCCGTGCTGGATTCCGGTCAAAAGGGGCTCAAAGAGAGACAGTCTCGGCGTCGCAGAACATCAGCGAATTGAAAACCATGCTTTCCGTCGTTCACGGCCCATTCCGGACGTACATTTACTTGGGTCACGCCGCGATGCAGCACCCGCATTGCTGCCATTCCCGCTGCTCGCAGCAATGCATGCGCCGTGGCTCCGTTGAATGCAGAACATGTTCGTAGTTTCAGATGCGCCGCAAGCTTTGCGAACAGCTCAAGGTACCATAGATTGGTTCAGCGGCTGGTTCGAAAAGTTCGCCGGCGTAATTCGTATTCCTAATTGTTGACCTTAACGCGCGCCCAGTCCCGCAGCGTGAGTTCAACAGGGCTATCGTTGCCGCCTGCAAATTGCATGTTACTGATTTTCCATCGGTCATGGTTACGGCGCAGAATGACAAATCCGGTATAGGGTTCTTCTGCCAGCTGATGCCCGTCTCTGATGTATCGTGTCTCATAGGCCGCGCAGATGGTGTCGTCATCATTGAACATCGCCTCAATACAGCGACGAACCATGTGTGTCAGCCGTTTTGCCTTCAGGTTATCGATGAACATAGTGCAAATGGCACGCATTTCCGCCTCTGTCGTCGCCACGGTTCGACCCTGAGAACTCTCGAGCGTACAAGGTAGGTTGCACCAACCCAAGGTGGCCTCGATGTCCCCCGATATCGTTGCCTCTCCTTGGCAATCCAGAAAATTCTGTGTGATGTTTCGTGCGTCTTCCACAGTCCGTGTTCCACTCGCTCAAAGTGACAAGATGATTACAACCCTGCAACGCGACGGTCGTCGCCATAGCCTGAAAAGTCAATAAGCTTGATATGCTGCGCGCCATGAGCAGCATAGAGAAACCAGTTTCATAAGGGCTTTCTGCATAGCGGCCGCGAGCAGACTTCGGATGCATCGCAGCATCATTGGCATGGCAACGGTGACACTTGGCAGGACCGGCCCGGAGCTGCCTTTCACCGACCGGTCAAGATGCTGCGGTCGCATCCCGCATTGCCGACGTTAGCTGCGAGCGCGAAATCAAGGTGGCAGCGAACTGGTGGTGTGCGGACTTTCCCGACCTTCACTGCACGTGCATCAATGTCCGGTTCGGTGAACAGTTCAACAAACGGTGGTTTTTGGGAGGTCGGACGGCTGCGCCAAGTCTCCTTGGCGCAGCATCATTCTCAGGCCTCGCCCTCTGTAACCACTGCGGCGCGTGCGGCGTAAACCTCTTTCGCAGCAAACAGCCCGTTCAGCGCTGCGGGAAAGCCAGCATAAACCGCCATCTGCATCAAAATCTCGGTGATCTCTTCCTGCGAAAGCCCCACGTTCATCCCCGCTTCGATATGCACTTTGAGCTGCGGCTGCGCCGTCCCCATAGCGGCCAGCGCCGCTATGGTAGCAATCTCCCGGTCGCGTAGTGAAAGCCCTGGGCGGGAATAGATATCTCCGAAAGGAAATTCGAACAGATAGGTGGCGAAATCAGGCGAAATATCGGCCAGCGCGTCAATCACATTTTGTCCGGCTTTACCGTCGATGGCATCAAGAGCGCGCTGCCCGCGCTCCAATCTGGTTTCTTGAGGTTTGGGTTGATTTGTCATTGTTTTGCGTCCTTTTGTCCGCATCGACATAAGTGTCGATTTTGGTGTCGAGGACGAGAAGAGAGGCTTCCAGTTCGGCCAGATGCGTGCGCACCCGTTCGCGATGCAGTTTTAGAAGCACGCACCGCTCAGGGCTGGTTTGGCTCCCCATCGCGCGAAGCTCTGAGTAACGCATCATTTCCCGTATTGGCATTCCGGTGGTTTTCAGGCGTTTGAGAAATCCAATCCAAACAAGGATGGATTCGTCATAATCACGTTGTCCACCTGCATCGCGATCAGCAAATGGCAAAAGCCCAAGCCGTTCGTAATAGCGGAGCGTATGGGCCGTAAGTCCTGTGCGTTTTGCAAGCTCACCGATTTTCATAGCATTCTGTATCTCATCCAGACGCTCACTACCCTAAGTGTTTGAGCGCACTCTAAGTCAAGGCCCTTTTCATTGGTTGCCACTGCCTCGCTTGAGGGTTCCAAAATCGCTCCTTTTTGGAACGGCTGAAAAGGGAC from Phaeobacter sp. G2 encodes the following:
- a CDS encoding RNA ligase family protein — protein: MNIYKYPRTRHIEGSRLQVGDMADDKPIKDLKGQHLVVEEKLDGANSAVSFDTDGTLLLQSRGHYLTGGGRERHFALLKTWAAAHAHVLHPVLGHRFIMYGEWMYAKHTVFYDRLPHYFMEFDVLDRDTGQFLSTIARRSLLTGLPIMPVPVVHEGEVTSVDHMNGMVRPSPYKSDAWRDVLGFVAERSASRPDMVDQQTEDSDLAEGLYLKQEDADHVQDRFKFVRADFLQAIQAADGHWHDRPILPNALADGVDIFAPVLGIEGAYDA
- a CDS encoding GFA family protein — encoded protein: MDKKPTTGQCLCGAVKFRISGEFESFFLCHCSRCRKDSGSAHSANLFSSRAKLIWVSGEANIKTFHLPGSRHMKSFCSDCGSALPISQPEFGLIVVPTGSLDSPIDMLPNAHICCFSRANWDNDLTSIERIDGLPG
- a CDS encoding carboxymuconolactone decarboxylase family protein — encoded protein: MERGQRALDAIDGKAGQNVIDALADISPDFATYLFEFPFGDIYSRPGLSLRDREIATIAALAAMGTAQPQLKVHIEAGMNVGLSQEEITEILMQMAVYAGFPAALNGLFAAKEVYAARAAVVTEGEA
- a CDS encoding MerR family transcriptional regulator; protein product: MKIGELAKRTGLTAHTLRYYERLGLLPFADRDAGGQRDYDESILVWIGFLKRLKTTGMPIREMMRYSELRAMGSQTSPERCVLLKLHRERVRTHLAELEASLLVLDTKIDTYVDADKRTQNNDKSTQTSRNQIGARAARS